The Anastrepha ludens isolate Willacy chromosome X, idAnaLude1.1, whole genome shotgun sequence genome includes a window with the following:
- the LOC128869232 gene encoding fatty acid-binding protein, muscle-like: protein MKELGVGMVLRKMGNSVSPTVELKKDGDNYSFTTTSTFKTTTVNFKLGEEFDEETLDGRKVKSVFTLDGNKLVQEQKGDKPSTIIREFTDSELVTTLTLKDVKSVRVYKAV, encoded by the coding sequence ATGAAGGAATTGGGTGTCGGTATGGTTCTACGCAAAATGGGTAACAGTGTCAGCCCCACCGTTGAACTGAAGAAGGATGGTGATAATTACTCTTTCACCACTACCTCAACCTTTAAGACAACTACGGTCAACTTCAAGCTGGGCGAGGAATTCGATGAAGAGACACTTGATGGTCGCAAAGTGAAGAGCGTCTTCACTCTGGATGGCAACAAATTGGTGCAAGAACAGAAGGGTGACAAACCATCGACCATTATTCGTGAATTCACTGACTCTGAGCTAGTGACTACTCTCACCCTCAAAGACGTGAAGTCCGTCAGAGTCTACAAGGCTGTATAA